A single genomic interval of Sinorhizobium garamanticum harbors:
- the ruvB gene encoding Holliday junction branch migration DNA helicase RuvB has protein sequence MSEAARLIAPEKRGEDLDQTLRPQSLDEFTGQAEARANLKVFIEAARNRGEALDHVLFVGPPGLGKTTLAQIMAKELGVNFRSTSGPVIAKAGDLAALLTNLEERDVLFIDEIHRLNPAVEEILYPAMEDFQLDLIIGEGPAARSVKIDLSKFTLVAATTRLGLLTTPLRDRFGIPVRLNFYTVEELELIVRRGARLMGLGMTDEGAREIARRARGTPRIAGRLLRRVRDFAEVARAEAVTRQIADEALTRLLVDSMGLDQLDRRYLTMIAHNFGGGPVGIETIAAGLSEPRDAIEDIIEPYLIQQGFIQRTPRGRVLTANAWKHLGLNPPKDIETTQFRLTLEDD, from the coding sequence ATGAGTGAAGCCGCACGCCTGATTGCGCCGGAAAAGCGAGGCGAGGACCTCGATCAGACGCTGCGTCCGCAGTCGCTGGACGAGTTCACCGGCCAGGCGGAGGCGCGTGCCAACCTCAAGGTCTTCATCGAGGCGGCGCGCAATCGTGGCGAGGCGCTCGACCACGTGCTTTTTGTCGGTCCGCCCGGTCTCGGCAAGACGACTCTCGCTCAGATCATGGCCAAGGAACTCGGCGTCAACTTCCGCTCCACCTCCGGACCGGTCATCGCCAAGGCCGGGGATCTCGCGGCGCTGCTCACCAATCTCGAAGAGCGCGACGTGCTGTTCATCGACGAGATCCATCGCCTGAACCCGGCGGTCGAGGAAATTCTCTATCCGGCCATGGAGGATTTCCAGCTCGACCTCATCATCGGCGAGGGACCGGCGGCGCGTTCGGTGAAGATCGACCTTTCCAAGTTCACGCTGGTGGCGGCGACTACCCGCCTCGGCCTGCTGACGACGCCGCTGCGCGACCGCTTCGGCATTCCGGTGCGGCTCAATTTCTACACGGTCGAGGAACTGGAGCTGATCGTCCGCCGCGGGGCGCGGCTGATGGGCCTCGGCATGACCGACGAGGGGGCACGCGAAATCGCCCGCCGCGCACGCGGGACGCCGAGGATCGCCGGCCGTCTTCTGCGGCGCGTGCGCGATTTCGCCGAGGTTGCCCGGGCGGAGGCCGTGACGCGGCAGATCGCCGACGAGGCGCTGACCCGCCTGCTTGTCGACAGCATGGGGCTCGACCAGTTGGACCGCCGTTACCTGACGATGATCGCCCACAATTTCGGCGGCGGACCGGTCGGCATCGAGACGATTGCGGCCGGGCTTTCCGAGCCGCGCGATGCGATCGAGGACATCATCGAACCCTATCTGATCCAGCAGGGGTTCATCCAGCGCACGCCGCGCGGCCGGGTGCTGACGGCGAATGCCTGGAAGCATCTCGGCCTCAATCCGCCGAAGGATATCGAGACGACTCAGTTCCGCCTGACGCTGGAGGACGACTGA